From Aedes albopictus strain Foshan chromosome 1, AalbF5, whole genome shotgun sequence, one genomic window encodes:
- the LOC109425319 gene encoding melanization protease 1 — translation MKSSFFFSLWCILLTSRWTSSQDTDCLTVHAKKGECILIVHCPALLKIAKSPLVSESERKYLQAHFCGDRKVCCEKPSITTATTTATTISQNDNKEFQALSLLSNEKDCGLDSAGFRIYDGDRTNKEQFRWTVALDYNLPNKKGVRCGGSLINTRYVLTAAHCVDIVRNNKQDLTIRLGEWNIDQNPDCEEFDEEDCNPEVIFARVDQIIIHPGYKKQVHDIALLKMKQALPKNYTLHILPICVPLSTELLQDSFVNKNVTVVGWGRNENGTKSRHKMYAEITTISNQRCEDELEESISDNKMCAKSLTGIYREACDGDSGGPLQIQINGAYYLIGIISHGPRCGQTTLPAVYTRITSYVDWILKQITE, via the exons ATGAAGTCATCTTTCTTTTTTTCATTGTGGTGTATTTTACTAACCTCAAGGTGGACATCGTCACAAGATACGG ATTGTCTTACGGTTCATGCTAAGAAAGGTGAATGTATTTTGATTGTGCACTGCCCAGCATTGCTAAAAATTGCCAAAAGTCCGCTGGTTTCAGAAAGTGAACGAAAATATCTCCAGGCACATTTTTGTGGTGATCGAAAA GTTTGCTGCGAAAAGCCAAGTATTACTACTGCAACTACTACTGCCACAACTATATCACAAAACGACAATAAAGAATTCCAAGCATTATCATTGCTATCGAATGAGAAAGATTGTGGGTTGGATTCCGCAGGCTTTCGTATCTATGACGGAGACAGAACTAATAAGGAGCAATTTCGATGGACGGTGGCATTGGATTACAATCTCCCAAACAAAAAAGGCGTTCGGTGTGGAGGTTCCCTGATCAACACTAGATATGTATTAACTGCTGCACACTGTGTTGACATTGTGCGGAACAATAAACAGGA TCTAACTATTCGCTTGGGTGAATGGAACATAGATCAAAACCCAGATTGTGAAGAATTCGACGAAGAAGActgcaatcctgaagtaatattTGCGAGAGTGGACCAGATTATTATTCACCCTGGGTATAAAAAACAAGTTCACGATATCGCACTCCTAAAAATGAAGCAAGCCCTTCCAAAAAACTACACGTTACATATTTTGCCCATATGTGTGCCATTGTCGACGGAGCTCCTGCAAGATTCGTTTGTCAACAAAAATGTCACTGTTGTTGGCTGGGGGCGAAACGAGAATG GAACTAAAAGTCGTCACAAAATGTATGCAGAGATAACAACTATTAGCAATCAACGTTGTGAAGACGAACTAGAAGAATCCATAAGTGACAACAAAATGTGTGCTAAATCCTTAACGGGCATCTATCGCGAGGCCTGTGATGGAGACTCAGGAGGTCCCCTACAAATTCAAATAAACGGAGCGTACTATCTGATTGGCATTATCAGCCACGGACCGCGTTGTGGCCAAACTACACTACCAGCGGTTTACACCAGAATCACGTCATATGTGGACTGGATATTGAAACAAATCACTGAATGA